From Woronichinia naegeliana WA131, the proteins below share one genomic window:
- a CDS encoding IS630 family transposase: MIKLEFTEEDKRLLSYGRFNHPHPRVQLKMEVLWLKSQGLSHQKIAQFAGVSVNTVTSYIRDYQEGGIEKLKEIKFNRPKSELTEHQGTIEAYFESNPPATINEAVKRIEELTGIKRSPTQVRKFLKSIGMRCLKVGTIPSKADVEAQDSYREKELEPRLEEAKAGKRAVFFVDASHFVMGAFVNFIWCFKRIFIKSPSGRKRFNVLGALNAITHEVIMVTNSSYIMGTQVCELLEKIAELGLLIPITLVLDNARYQKCRIVQELAESLGIELLYLPPYSPNLNLIERLWKFVKKKCLYAKYYEDFTQFSAAISGCLEDANVKYKEELDSLLTLRFQRFDKSQIMNV; the protein is encoded by the coding sequence ATGATTAAGTTAGAATTTACGGAAGAAGACAAAAGACTGTTGTCTTACGGTCGGTTTAATCACCCGCATCCTAGAGTACAGCTAAAGATGGAAGTTTTATGGTTAAAAAGTCAGGGATTATCTCATCAAAAAATTGCTCAATTCGCAGGAGTTTCAGTAAATACGGTGACAAGCTATATCCGTGATTATCAAGAGGGCGGGATAGAAAAACTAAAAGAAATAAAATTTAATCGCCCGAAAAGTGAGTTAACAGAGCATCAAGGGACAATTGAGGCATATTTTGAGTCAAATCCACCAGCAACAATAAATGAAGCAGTAAAAAGAATAGAAGAATTAACGGGAATAAAAAGAAGTCCAACGCAAGTCAGAAAATTTTTAAAGTCAATAGGAATGAGGTGTCTAAAGGTGGGAACAATTCCATCAAAAGCAGATGTAGAAGCTCAGGATAGCTATAGAGAAAAAGAGCTAGAACCAAGGCTAGAAGAGGCAAAAGCAGGAAAAAGGGCAGTTTTCTTTGTAGATGCCTCTCATTTTGTAATGGGAGCATTTGTAAATTTTATATGGTGCTTCAAGAGGATTTTTATTAAGTCACCATCAGGGAGAAAACGTTTTAATGTGTTAGGAGCATTAAATGCAATTACCCATGAAGTAATTATGGTAACGAACAGTTCTTATATTATGGGAACTCAGGTTTGTGAACTCCTAGAAAAGATAGCAGAATTAGGACTATTAATACCGATTACGTTGGTATTAGACAATGCTCGTTATCAAAAATGCCGAATTGTGCAGGAGTTGGCAGAATCATTAGGAATAGAGTTACTGTACTTACCTCCTTATTCTCCTAACTTGAATTTAATTGAAAGACTGTGGAAGTTTGTGAAGAAAAAGTGTTTATACGCAAAATATTATGAAGATTTTACGCAGTTTTCTGCAGCAATTTCAGGATGTCTTGAGGATGCTAACGTAAAATATAAGGAGGAGCTTGATTCTTTGCTCACCTTACGATTTCAACGCTTTGATAAATCTCAGATTATGAACGTTTGA
- a CDS encoding DUF2442 domain-containing protein → MNTAIEPRLLNIKITDAEIIAILVDGRTISVPLVWSWRLSEATPEQRQNFEILGNGEGIHWPDIDEDISVLGMLTGSPAGRFHSTTIQAA, encoded by the coding sequence ATGAACACTGCAATTGAGCCACGCTTATTAAATATCAAGATTACCGACGCTGAAATTATCGCAATCTTAGTAGATGGAAGAACCATTAGTGTACCTTTAGTTTGGTCATGGCGTTTATCGGAAGCAACCCCCGAACAACGACAAAACTTTGAAATTCTTGGTAATGGTGAAGGCATTCACTGGCCAGATATTGATGAAGATATTAGCGTTTTAGGAATGTTAACAGGTTCTCCTGCTGGTCGTTTTCATTCAACGACAATTCAAGCCGCTTAA
- a CDS encoding IS1 family transposase, with product MSILKKSSMEILNDVGLCQEKEDALFKKNCPHCYSEKVKIHSHYQTKGNGERKMFICQECSSCFAETYGSVIAGLETPLSEIVKVLKARMEGIGLNAAARVFGYAKTTILNWEKKLSGLQETLFLYALVNEFVKLVIERDELYTKVRKNKEASASEGWTIVLMDRASRFIWHLKCGRKEQKLFLEAMMTVAELFERSAESLQLFTDGEKRYSQLLFDICHEVLRTGKRGRPTKVLPKGLVVRLKNKSSKRRDSEGKLKKVETPKPEHPETTEKPEEKDVHANHVGAFNSAIRRYLGLAEKVKKRKKCGLGKYGLKKHR from the coding sequence ATGTCAATATTAAAGAAAAGCTCTATGGAAATCCTGAATGATGTTGGCTTGTGCCAAGAGAAAGAGGATGCCTTATTCAAGAAAAACTGTCCTCATTGCTATAGTGAAAAAGTAAAAATACATTCTCATTATCAAACGAAAGGTAACGGGGAACGTAAAATGTTCATTTGTCAAGAATGTAGTTCTTGTTTTGCTGAGACTTATGGTAGCGTAATCGCTGGCTTAGAAACCCCATTAAGTGAAATTGTAAAAGTATTAAAAGCCAGAATGGAAGGAATAGGATTAAATGCAGCAGCCCGAGTATTCGGCTACGCGAAAACAACAATATTGAATTGGGAAAAGAAATTATCAGGATTACAAGAGACATTATTTTTATACGCCTTGGTGAATGAATTTGTTAAATTAGTAATAGAAAGGGATGAACTATACACAAAAGTTAGGAAAAATAAAGAAGCAAGTGCCTCTGAGGGGTGGACAATCGTGCTCATGGACAGGGCTAGCCGCTTTATTTGGCATTTAAAATGTGGTCGAAAAGAGCAGAAATTATTTCTAGAAGCAATGATGACGGTAGCGGAATTATTTGAAAGGAGTGCAGAATCTCTCCAGTTATTTACAGATGGAGAAAAGCGATATAGTCAACTGCTATTTGATATTTGTCACGAAGTATTAAGGACTGGAAAGCGAGGTCGTCCCACCAAAGTATTACCGAAGGGTCTTGTGGTAAGACTAAAAAATAAGAGTAGTAAACGTCGAGATTCTGAGGGTAAACTAAAGAAAGTAGAAACTCCGAAACCAGAACATCCTGAGACAACAGAAAAACCAGAAGAAAAGGACGTCCATGCCAACCACGTTGGGGCATTTAATAGTGCTATCCGACGCTATTTAGGGCTTGCTGAAAAAGTCAAAAAACGAAAGAAATGTGGGTTAGGGAAGTATGGACTGAAAAAGCATAGATAA
- a CDS encoding histidine phosphatase family protein, protein MATRVIIVRHGQSSYNAQKRIQGRSDESVLTEKGKADAQRVGQVLSQLPIDAIYCSPLKRAKSTADIIQASFDNPPPLFPTEDLLEIDLPLWENWVKEDVLAQYPEEYHCWHERPQALKMLRPDGQTEFFPVLSLYEQAQAFWQTLLPQYEGKTVVIVAHNGINRCLIMSAIAAPPSHYHRIQQSNCNINVLNFTNQWGDPVQLESLNQTSHLDIPLPLPRSSQNRLRFLLIRHGETQWNRESRFQGIRDIPLNDNGRGQAQKAADFLKEVIINTGISSPMLRPKETAEIILQYHPNVSLDLQEPLTEICHGLWEGKLESEIEADFPGLLEQWKNAPETVQMPEGENLQQVWDRAIACWEERVSYYSQHQEQTIGIVVAHDAINKVILCYLLGLTPANFWNIKQGNGGVSVIDYPQGLDSTPILQAINLTTHLGGVLDKTAAGAL, encoded by the coding sequence TTGGCTACTCGCGTGATTATTGTTCGGCATGGACAGAGCAGTTACAACGCCCAAAAGCGTATTCAAGGCCGCAGTGACGAGTCGGTCTTAACAGAGAAAGGCAAAGCCGATGCTCAACGAGTGGGGCAAGTTCTCAGCCAATTACCCATCGATGCCATCTATTGCAGCCCCCTAAAACGGGCTAAGAGCACTGCTGACATTATTCAAGCCAGTTTTGATAATCCACCACCGCTTTTTCCCACCGAGGATTTGCTCGAAATTGATCTCCCCCTCTGGGAAAATTGGGTTAAAGAAGACGTATTAGCCCAATATCCTGAAGAGTACCATTGCTGGCATGAGCGGCCCCAGGCATTAAAAATGCTCCGACCCGATGGTCAAACCGAATTTTTTCCCGTACTGTCCCTCTACGAACAAGCCCAGGCTTTTTGGCAAACCCTACTTCCCCAATACGAAGGCAAAACCGTTGTCATTGTGGCCCATAACGGTATTAATCGCTGTCTAATTATGTCGGCGATCGCTGCTCCCCCTTCCCACTACCACCGCATTCAACAGTCCAATTGCAATATTAATGTTCTAAACTTCACCAACCAATGGGGTGATCCCGTTCAACTCGAATCCTTAAATCAGACTTCCCATCTTGACATTCCCTTACCGCTACCTCGCTCCAGCCAAAACCGTTTGCGTTTTCTGCTCATTCGTCACGGTGAAACCCAATGGAATCGAGAATCTCGTTTTCAAGGAATTCGGGATATTCCTCTCAATGACAATGGCCGAGGTCAGGCCCAAAAGGCAGCCGACTTTCTCAAGGAAGTGATTATCAATACAGGAATTAGTAGCCCCATGCTACGGCCCAAGGAAACTGCCGAGATTATTCTCCAATATCATCCTAATGTCAGCCTCGATTTACAGGAACCGCTCACGGAAATTTGTCATGGACTGTGGGAAGGCAAATTAGAAAGCGAAATTGAAGCCGATTTTCCGGGTCTCTTGGAACAGTGGAAAAATGCCCCTGAAACGGTGCAAATGCCTGAAGGCGAAAACCTACAACAGGTCTGGGATCGGGCGATTGCCTGTTGGGAAGAGCGAGTTAGCTACTATAGCCAGCATCAGGAACAGACCATTGGCATTGTGGTTGCCCATGATGCCATTAACAAAGTCATTTTGTGTTATCTACTGGGTTTAACCCCCGCTAATTTCTGGAATATTAAACAGGGCAATGGTGGCGTGAGTGTGATTGATTATCCCCAAGGGCTTGATAGTACCCCGATTCTGCAAGCCATCAATTTAACCACCCATCTAGGGGGAGTGTTGGACAAAACGGCGGCAGGAGCACTGTAA
- a CDS encoding IS1 family transposase: MSILKKSSMEILNDVGLCQEKEDALFKKNCPHCYSENVKIHSHYQTKGNGERKMFICQECSSCFAETYDSVIAGLETPLSEIVKVLKARMEGIGLNAAARVFGYAKTTILNWEKKLSGLQETLFLYALVNEFVKLVIEGDELYTKVGKNKEASASEGWTIVLMDRASRFIWHLKCGRKEQKLFLEAMMTVAELFERSAESLQLFTDGEKRYSQLLFDICHEVLRTGKRGRPTKVLPKGMVVRLKNKSSKRRDSEGKLKKVETPKPEHPETTEKPEEKDVHANHVEVFNSAIRRYLSAFRRRTNTYAKSVVGLQRVLDIFWMVHNFVRSHFTTREVPAVALGIIEKGLTWEDLLQIRLIC, encoded by the coding sequence ATGTCAATATTAAAGAAAAGCTCTATGGAAATCCTGAATGATGTTGGCTTGTGCCAAGAGAAAGAGGATGCCTTATTCAAGAAAAACTGTCCTCATTGCTATAGTGAAAACGTAAAAATACATTCTCATTATCAAACGAAAGGTAACGGGGAACGTAAAATGTTCATTTGTCAAGAATGTAGTTCTTGTTTTGCTGAGACTTATGATAGCGTAATCGCTGGCTTAGAAACCCCATTAAGTGAAATTGTAAAAGTATTAAAAGCCAGAATGGAAGGAATAGGATTAAATGCAGCAGCCCGAGTATTCGGCTACGCGAAAACAACAATATTGAATTGGGAAAAGAAATTATCAGGATTACAAGAGACATTATTTTTATACGCCTTAGTGAATGAATTTGTTAAATTAGTAATAGAAGGGGATGAACTATACACAAAAGTTGGAAAAAATAAAGAAGCAAGTGCCTCTGAGGGGTGGACAATCGTTCTCATGGACAGGGCTAGCCGCTTTATTTGGCATTTAAAATGTGGTCGAAAAGAGCAGAAATTATTTCTAGAAGCAATGATGACGGTAGCGGAATTATTTGAAAGGAGTGCAGAATCTCTCCAGTTATTTACAGATGGAGAAAAGCGATATAGTCAACTGCTATTTGATATTTGTCACGAAGTATTAAGGACTGGAAAGCGAGGTCGTCCCACCAAAGTATTACCGAAGGGTATGGTGGTAAGACTAAAAAATAAGAGTAGTAAACGTCGAGATTCTGAGGGTAAACTAAAGAAAGTAGAAACTCCGAAACCAGAACATCCAGAGACAACAGAAAAACCAGAAGAAAAGGACGTCCATGCCAACCACGTTGAGGTATTTAATAGTGCTATCCGACGCTATTTATCTGCCTTTCGTCGTCGTACAAATACTTATGCTAAATCTGTTGTGGGATTACAGCGAGTCCTAGATATTTTCTGGATGGTTCATAACTTTGTTCGCAGCCATTTTACTACTAGAGAAGTTCCTGCTGTAGCTCTCGGTATAATTGAAAAAGGGTTAACTTGGGAGGACTTACTCCAAATTCGCCTGATTTGTTGA
- a CDS encoding tetratricopeptide repeat protein, translating to MKIKPDCHKAWNNRGSALDNLGRLEEAIAYYDNALKIKPDKPEVWNNLGIALRQLGRLEEAITSYDNALKIKSDLHEAWNNRGNALDDLGRYEEAITSYDQALKIKSNFHEVWNNRGNTLFNLGRLEEAITSYDQALKIKPDLAIGYFHKACAYALQENITFALNNLKQSINLNSKYLEMAKTDTDFDKIRNDFRFINLTEGFINLINFQKFNSRFY from the coding sequence TTGAAAATTAAACCTGATTGCCATAAAGCTTGGAATAATAGAGGCAGTGCGTTAGATAATTTAGGCAGATTAGAAGAAGCGATCGCTTACTATGATAACGCCTTGAAAATTAAACCTGATAAACCCGAAGTTTGGAACAATCTAGGTATTGCGTTAAGACAATTAGGCAGATTGGAAGAAGCGATCACCTCCTATGACAATGCCCTGAAAATTAAATCCGATTTGCACGAAGCTTGGAACAACCGAGGGAATGCATTAGATGATTTAGGCAGATACGAAGAAGCGATCACCTCCTATGACCAAGCCTTGAAAATTAAATCTAATTTCCACGAAGTTTGGAACAACCGAGGGAATACGTTATTCAATTTAGGCAGATTAGAAGAAGCGATCACCTCCTATGACCAAGCCTTGAAAATTAAACCCGATCTTGCTATCGGCTATTTCCACAAAGCTTGTGCCTATGCCTTACAAGAAAATATTACCTTCGCTCTCAATAACTTAAAACAGTCAATTAATCTCAATTCTAAATATCTAGAAATGGCAAAAACTGACACCGACTTTGATAAAATTCGCAATGATTTCCGTTTTATTAATTTAACTGAAGGTTTTATTAATTTAATTAATTTCCAAAAATTTAACTCAAGGTTTTATTAA
- a CDS encoding AAA family ATPase — protein MSEELMTEIYNVFDPFDPPPKAAYVNCEEVRGRWDVLRELGRKITRSKGTTCQLYTGHRGVGKSTELLKLKKWLISQNYFVVYFAANDEDIDPGDTKYIDILLACTKHLIQEIKLADENPLKGLTDWLEKRSESLKDLLLTPLTLDGLSLEQKVSEFTKITATLKTQPDNRQEIRDKISQNAPTLLQALNEFIAVAKKSLPDNRKDLVLIVDNLDRISEKKTAADDPSNYDEIFLKHHEQLRGLDCHLIYTVPISIVYSERCTELQNNFDETSVLPMVMLRNKDDSINEKGLEKFRAMIIKRIEEVTLKDQPHIGQDLAQDLDSKVFVSPEVLDHLCLMSGGHLRLLMKMIRKAIDWTDDLPITKQAVNIAIEEAKNDYRNTIFDAQWALLQDVAATKQILNNKSDHQYQRLLASRCILQYRYYDENDKLQLWYDVHPLVKDLEKFSS, from the coding sequence ATGTCTGAAGAATTGATGACGGAAATTTATAATGTCTTTGATCCCTTTGATCCACCTCCAAAAGCGGCCTACGTTAACTGTGAGGAGGTGCGGGGACGTTGGGATGTGTTGCGCGAGTTAGGGCGAAAAATTACTCGTAGCAAGGGTACAACCTGTCAGCTTTATACGGGGCATCGCGGAGTAGGTAAATCAACGGAATTGTTGAAACTAAAGAAGTGGCTCATTTCTCAGAATTATTTTGTGGTTTATTTTGCGGCGAATGATGAGGATATTGATCCAGGCGATACGAAATATATTGATATCTTATTGGCATGTACTAAACATTTAATTCAAGAGATTAAATTAGCAGATGAAAATCCCCTGAAAGGTTTAACGGATTGGTTAGAGAAACGCTCAGAAAGTCTGAAGGATTTGTTATTAACACCCTTAACTTTGGATGGGTTAAGTTTGGAACAAAAAGTTAGTGAATTTACCAAGATTACCGCAACTCTCAAGACTCAACCCGATAATCGTCAAGAGATCCGCGATAAAATCAGCCAGAATGCTCCAACTCTTTTGCAAGCATTAAATGAATTTATTGCAGTAGCGAAAAAATCATTGCCTGATAATCGTAAGGATTTGGTTTTAATCGTTGATAACCTGGATCGAATTTCTGAAAAGAAAACTGCCGCCGATGATCCAAGTAATTATGATGAGATTTTTCTTAAACACCATGAACAATTGCGGGGCTTAGATTGCCATCTCATTTATACCGTTCCGATTTCGATTGTTTATTCAGAACGTTGCACAGAATTACAAAATAATTTTGATGAAACTTCTGTTTTGCCGATGGTGATGTTACGAAATAAAGATGACAGTATTAATGAAAAAGGACTTGAGAAATTTCGAGCAATGATCATCAAGCGTATTGAGGAAGTGACTTTAAAAGATCAGCCTCATATTGGTCAGGATTTAGCTCAAGATCTAGACAGCAAGGTTTTTGTTTCTCCAGAAGTATTAGATCATCTCTGTTTGATGAGTGGGGGTCATCTTCGTTTATTGATGAAAATGATTCGGAAGGCGATCGACTGGACAGATGATTTACCAATTACAAAACAGGCGGTTAATATTGCGATTGAAGAAGCAAAAAACGATTATCGTAATACAATTTTTGATGCACAGTGGGCTTTATTACAAGACGTTGCGGCGACTAAACAAATCCTCAATAATAAAAGCGATCACCAATATCAGCGTTTATTAGCAAGTCGTTGTATTTTGCAATATCGCTATTACGATGAAAATGATAAATTGCAACTTTGGTATGATGTACATCCTTTAGTAAAAGATCTAGAAAAATTTTCTTCATAG
- a CDS encoding ISKra4 family transposase — translation MTAKLINVEGSKIKIELTLELSRSMLDTEINIQKGLNEVGCIASKEALKYLDTDGSPLKIGEEIWKSKGEQPKEYQTPYGEVIVNRHVYQRSVGGKTYCPLEREARIIITSTPLLAKQVSSKMSGMAGKEVKNDLLENHGRKVALSYIQRLSEAVGSVVQAKEEAWSYAPPKEDSQIATVGIGLDGTCMLMCEDGYREAMVGTVSLYDSEGERQHTIYLGAAPEYGKKSFLERLEREIERAKKRYPEATLVGIADGAESNWKFLEKQTEEQILDFYHASGYLGALAEALHPNTVSKQKEWLTENCRELKHEKGKAGELLNLMKEVKEEKSHSKNLTEKLQAAITYYENHQHQMDYAEYLEKKYPIGSGVTEAACKTLVKQRLCCSGMRWKEKGAGIILSLRALVLTKERWSQFWAKLDQYGFPVEP, via the coding sequence ATGACAGCAAAACTAATTAATGTAGAGGGTTCAAAGATAAAAATAGAACTAACATTAGAACTCAGTCGTTCAATGTTGGATACAGAAATAAATATTCAAAAAGGCTTAAACGAAGTAGGTTGCATCGCCAGCAAAGAAGCCTTGAAATATTTAGATACAGATGGTTCACCCTTAAAAATCGGTGAAGAAATCTGGAAGAGTAAGGGAGAGCAACCGAAAGAATATCAAACACCTTATGGTGAGGTTATAGTGAATCGTCATGTATATCAGCGTTCAGTAGGAGGAAAAACGTATTGCCCCTTAGAAAGAGAAGCAAGGATAATCATAACATCAACGCCATTATTGGCAAAACAGGTATCCTCAAAAATGTCAGGGATGGCAGGCAAAGAGGTGAAAAATGATTTATTAGAAAATCATGGTAGAAAAGTAGCGCTATCCTATATCCAAAGATTGAGTGAAGCAGTAGGAAGTGTGGTACAGGCAAAAGAAGAAGCGTGGAGTTATGCCCCGCCCAAGGAGGATAGCCAAATTGCAACAGTGGGAATAGGATTAGATGGAACCTGTATGCTGATGTGTGAGGATGGCTACCGTGAAGCAATGGTGGGAACCGTTTCCCTATACGATAGTGAGGGAGAACGTCAACATACAATCTATCTAGGTGCGGCACCAGAGTATGGAAAAAAGAGTTTTCTAGAAAGATTAGAAAGAGAAATTGAGCGAGCGAAAAAACGTTATCCAGAGGCAACATTGGTCGGGATAGCAGACGGGGCAGAATCAAATTGGAAGTTTTTAGAAAAGCAAACGGAAGAACAGATATTAGATTTCTATCATGCCTCTGGTTACTTAGGTGCCTTGGCAGAAGCGTTGCATCCGAATACAGTGTCAAAACAAAAAGAATGGTTGACTGAAAATTGTCGAGAACTCAAGCATGAAAAAGGAAAAGCAGGAGAACTGCTAAATCTGATGAAAGAAGTCAAAGAAGAAAAAAGTCATTCTAAGAATCTTACCGAGAAACTACAAGCGGCGATTACTTATTACGAGAATCATCAGCATCAAATGGATTATGCTGAATACTTAGAGAAAAAGTATCCGATTGGTTCAGGTGTTACGGAAGCAGCTTGTAAGACGTTGGTCAAACAACGATTATGTTGTTCAGGGATGCGATGGAAGGAAAAAGGAGCAGGAATTATTTTGAGCCTACGAGCTTTGGTATTGACCAAGGAACGATGGAGTCAATTTTGGGCAAAACTTGATCAATATGGGTTCCCTGTAGAACCCTGA
- a CDS encoding tetratricopeptide repeat protein: MVLSKAINNLIKLIEVFPGQENLNILFIVGLEKSLVEYIRPGYGGKGDYYNLDTIPPILSHLNWQRENFRDRFRHLCFVFILPKYAIKYISLRAPDFFDWGSGKIQIATERDLVEQEVFRLAWLDSGFETYQNWTFQQRLERLAEIHTYLQENLDPNEKFDLYFEQALILSTNGDYEEAIASYDQALKFKPDYHEAWNNRGVALADLGRIEEAIASYDQALKFKPDYHEAWNNRGVALADLGRIEEAIASYNQALKFKPDYHEAWNNRGVALADLGRIEEAIASYNQALKFKPDFHEAWYGRGIALGKLGKMNEAIASYDKALKIKPDFHEIWFNRGIALGKLGKMKEAITSYEKALKIKPDDHEAWFNRGIALGNLGRLEEAIASYDGCDL; this comes from the coding sequence TTGGTACTAAGCAAAGCAATTAATAACTTGATTAAACTAATTGAAGTTTTTCCTGGGCAAGAGAATCTCAATATTTTATTTATTGTCGGCTTAGAAAAATCATTAGTGGAATATATTCGCCCTGGTTATGGTGGGAAAGGGGATTATTATAATTTAGATACTATTCCTCCGATTTTAAGTCATTTAAACTGGCAACGGGAAAATTTTCGAGATCGATTTCGGCATTTGTGTTTTGTGTTTATCTTGCCCAAGTATGCGATCAAATATATTTCACTCCGTGCACCTGATTTTTTTGATTGGGGTTCAGGAAAAATTCAAATTGCAACAGAACGAGATTTAGTTGAGCAGGAAGTTTTTCGTTTAGCTTGGCTAGATTCTGGTTTTGAAACCTATCAAAATTGGACATTTCAACAACGCCTAGAAAGACTTGCAGAAATCCATACTTATCTCCAAGAAAATCTTGATCCTAACGAAAAATTTGATCTTTATTTTGAACAGGCTTTAATTCTTTCTACAAATGGTGATTATGAAGAAGCGATCGCCTCCTATGATCAAGCCTTGAAATTTAAGCCTGATTACCATGAAGCTTGGAACAACCGAGGAGTTGCGTTAGCTGATTTAGGCAGAATAGAAGAAGCGATCGCCTCCTATGATCAAGCCTTGAAATTTAAGCCTGATTACCATGAAGCTTGGAACAACCGAGGAGTTGCGTTAGCTGATTTAGGCAGAATAGAAGAAGCGATCGCCTCCTATAATCAAGCCTTGAAATTTAAGCCTGATTACCATGAAGCTTGGAACAACCGAGGAGTTGCGTTAGCTGATTTAGGCAGAATAGAAGAAGCGATCGCCTCCTATAATCAAGCCTTGAAATTTAAGCCTGATTTCCACGAAGCTTGGTACGGGCGAGGAATTGCGTTAGGGAAATTAGGCAAAATGAATGAAGCGATCGCCTCCTATGACAAAGCCTTGAAAATTAAACCTGATTTCCACGAAATTTGGTTTAACCGAGGAATTGCGTTAGGGAAATTAGGCAAAATGAAAGAAGCGATCACCTCCTATGAAAAAGCCTTGAAAATTAAACCTGATGACCACGAAGCTTGGTTTAACCGAGGAATTGCGTTAGGAAATTTAGGCAGATTGGAAGAAGCGATCGCCTCCTACGACGGGTGTGACCTTTAG
- a CDS encoding ISAs1 family transposase — MKLRPKYRLVEHFAEIDDPRIERTKRHKLIDILTIAILAVICGAEGWVAMESFGKAKHQWLKKILELPNGIPSDDTFARVFASLNPEQFQDCFLHWVKSIAEVSEGEVIAIDGKTLRHSYDNANGKGAIQMVSAWATANRLVLGQCKVESKSNEITAIPKLLKMLEVKGCIVTIDAMGTQTKIAQQIVGRGGDYVLALKGNQGNLCEDVEQLFAHAQSVNFVGIKHDFHQTIDKGHGRIEIRRCWTMEQTEFLLGGEKWAKLTSICMIKAERRLKDKTEYETRYYISSLPSNAQKLSQSVRSHWLIENSLHWVLDLAFNEDACRIRKDFAPENLAVLRHIALNLLTKENTLKLGIKNKRLRAGWDEDYLLKVLLG; from the coding sequence ATGAAACTCCGACCCAAATATAGACTGGTAGAACACTTTGCCGAAATAGATGACCCTCGCATCGAACGAACAAAACGGCATAAACTCATTGATATTCTAACGATTGCCATCTTAGCCGTCATTTGTGGAGCAGAAGGTTGGGTAGCCATGGAAAGTTTCGGCAAGGCTAAACATCAATGGCTAAAAAAAATTTTGGAATTGCCGAATGGCATCCCCTCCGACGATACGTTTGCGCGTGTATTTGCTAGTCTGAATCCAGAGCAATTTCAAGACTGTTTTCTGCATTGGGTCAAAAGTATAGCGGAGGTAAGTGAAGGAGAAGTGATAGCGATTGACGGCAAAACCCTTCGCCACTCCTATGACAATGCCAACGGAAAGGGCGCAATTCAGATGGTAAGTGCATGGGCAACAGCAAATCGTCTAGTACTAGGACAGTGCAAGGTGGAAAGCAAATCGAATGAAATCACGGCGATTCCTAAACTCCTGAAAATGCTAGAGGTCAAAGGTTGTATCGTAACGATTGATGCCATGGGAACTCAGACAAAGATTGCCCAACAGATAGTAGGGCGAGGGGGAGATTATGTTTTGGCATTGAAAGGCAATCAAGGTAATTTATGTGAGGATGTTGAACAATTATTTGCTCATGCTCAATCGGTTAATTTTGTGGGAATTAAGCATGATTTTCATCAAACAATAGACAAGGGACATGGACGGATTGAAATTCGCCGTTGCTGGACGATGGAACAAACAGAATTTTTGCTGGGTGGGGAGAAATGGGCAAAGTTGACGAGCATCTGTATGATTAAAGCGGAGAGACGATTGAAAGACAAAACAGAGTATGAGACTCGCTACTATATCAGTAGCCTGCCGAGTAATGCTCAAAAATTATCCCAATCTGTTCGTAGTCATTGGTTGATAGAAAACTCTTTACATTGGGTTCTAGACTTGGCCTTCAACGAGGATGCTTGTCGCATTCGTAAGGATTTTGCTCCTGAGAATTTAGCCGTCTTACGCCATATCGCTCTTAACTTGCTCACAAAGGAAAATACTCTGAAACTTGGTATCAAGAATAAACGGCTACGCGCTGGTTGGGACGAGGACTATCTCCTTAAGGTTTTACTCGGATAA